A region from the Chrysoperla carnea chromosome 4, inChrCarn1.1, whole genome shotgun sequence genome encodes:
- the LOC123299288 gene encoding ankyrin repeat and sterile alpha motif domain-containing protein 1B-like isoform X2 yields the protein MGKDQELLEAARNGNIAVVEKILGQKAKRSGPLASLRRGPGANVQDSSGYSSLHHAALNGHREIVRLLLAHEASTNIVDVKGSSPLHLAAWTGNVDVVRLLLCHGPSVPNVNLTTKDNETALHSAAQYGHAAVVAQLLEHGCDPSIRNSRQETALDLAAQYGRLETVELLIRTHPELIEPMRRAYSSISFSHTPLHLASRNGHKSVVEVLLSAGVDVNIRTSAGTALHEAALCGKVEVVRTLLDHGVDLNIKDKQDNTVMDLLNQFPAHVTQETVNLIKRYRGSHVMDCSDMDPDRESLSQSLPPIPVPDSTLGSPYENVRPSSRGRTRTASPNSTSPSRWDFYRQSKSVDDAIDDRRKSGASALSLSSDNSYYQNSPAPKSFMDPCFHSSEEYPSSMYRQRDSDQISISSTASSTGGMTSSRDRDHRQADNSSNNIYLPMGPRSSAHSPGSNNKVSPTPPKKPPRRNLSVSPTHLTPMSMSADSTNAINNHAYEYLFLARSGARSQGDLEEIGSRTLQHGRSVDTYVEMNKRFSIAPQDHTLLQRGRSEELVLDDYNKDVAPSTPVTNNNQRLQPVAITAVYENVAIKTQNPRRKLRRHHDVYENFELRHNDPVKNTSSTPNITENVRLSTFVSNAYIMLKSSEESLIDDHRNSGEGHTHQGSPHHTKQLKRVTQLQQQQQQTPTSPTHYKQPPTPDHPPPTPMQAENTIHDRIRPLSQREVIGPPFLFYFYYFYYAFKKN from the exons cTTACGGCGTGGTCCAGGTGCCAATGTCCAAGATAGTAGTGGATATTCATCGTTACATCATGCCGCACTCAATGGTCACCGAGAAATCGTACGATTATTGTTGGCACATGAAGCATCCACAAATATTGTGGATGTTAAAGGTTCATCACCATTACATTTAGCAGCATGGACTGGTAATGTTGATGTTGTACGATTACTACTTTGTCACGGTCCATCAGTTCCTAATGTTAATCTTACG ACGAAAGACAACGAGACTGCTCTTCACAGCGCTGCCCAATATGGTCATGCCGCTGTGGTTGCTCAATTATTAGAGCATGGTTGTGATCCATCAATACGAAATAGTCGACAAGAAACAGCTTTGGATTTAGCTGCGCAATATGGCAg attaGAAACAGTAGAATTATTAATTCGTACACATCCAGAATTAATTGAACCAATGCGACGAGCTTATTCCAGTATCTCCTTTTCACATACTCCATTACATTTAGCTAGCAGAAATGGCCATAA ATCTGTTGTTGAAGTTCTACTATCAGCTGGTGTAGATGTGAATATACGAACATCCGCTGGTACAGCACTTCATGAAGCAGCATTATGTGGTAAAGTTGAAGTTGTACGAACGTTATTAGATCATGGCGTTGATCTAAATATTAAAGATAAGCAAGATAACACAGTTATGGATTTGTTAAATCAATTCCCAGCACATGTTACACAAGAaacagttaatttaattaaaa GATATCGTGGCTCACATGTAATGGACTGCAGTGATATGGATCCAGATCGTGAAAGTTTAAGTCAATCGTTACCACCAATACCTGTACCTGATTCAACACTTGGTAGTCCGTATGAGAATGTTCGACCGTCGTCACGTGGTCGTACGCGTACAGCATCACCAAATAGTACATCACCTTCACGATGGGATTTTTATCGACAATCAAAATCGGTCGATGACGCTATCGATGATCGACGAAAATCTGGTGCTTCAGCATTATCttt AAGTTCGGATAATAGTTACTATCAAAATTCACCAGCACCAAAATCATTTATGGATCCATGTTTTCATTCATCAGAAGAGTATCCGTCGTCCATGTACAGACAACGAGATTCGGACCAAATAAGCATATCGTCAACGGCATCTAGTACTGGTGGTATGACATCGTCTAGAGATCGTGATCATCGTCAAGCTGATAattcatcaaataatatttatttaccaatgggTCCACGTTCGAGTGCTCATAGTCCTGGttcaaataataaagtttcG cCAACACCGCCAAAGAAACCACCACGTCGAAATTTATCCGTATCACCAACACATTTAACACCAATGTCAATGTCAGCAGATAGTACGAACGCCATTAACAATCATGCTTACGAATATCTATTTTTAGCGCGAAGTGGTGCTCGAAGTCAAGGTGATCTCGAAGAAATCGGTAGTCGTACTTTACAACATGGCCGTAGCGTAGACACGTACGTAGAAATGAATAAACGATTTAGTATAGCGCCTCAAGACCATACATTATTACAACGAGGACGTAGTGAGGAATTAGTTTTAGACGATTACAATAAGGATGTAGCCCCATCAACCCCAGTTACCAATAACAATCAACGATTACAACCTGTGGCCATAACCGCTGTCTATGAGAATGTTGCCATAAAAACACAAAACCCACGACGTAAACTACGTCGACATCATGACGTTTACGAGAATTTCGAGTTACGTCATAACGATCCAGTAAAAAATACTTCCTCAACACCAAATATCACGGAAAATGTCAGATTATCGACATTCGTATCGAATGCTTACATTATGTTAAAATCCTCGGAAGAGAGTTTAATCGATGACCATCGAAATAGTGGAGAAGGGCACACACATCAAGGTTCACCACATCACACGAAACAATTGAAGCGTGTCACGCAATTACAACAGCAGCAACAACAAACCCCAACAAGTCCCACACATTATAAACAACCTCCTACACCGGATCATCCGCCGCCTACGCCAATGCAAGCGGAAAATACAATACATGATCGTATTAGGCCGTTAAGTCAG agAGAGGTCATTGGACCCccattcttattttatttttattatttttattatgcatttaaaaaaaattag